A region of Stigmatella erecta DNA encodes the following proteins:
- the mbhE gene encoding hydrogen gas-evolving membrane-bound hydrogenase subunit E has protein sequence MALLAILLTGFVVAPLAPLLVRVSRRGASVSLGLVPLGLTVWLASLVPQALSGTPPSFHLPWVPGLEVALTLRADGLSLLMALLITGMGTLVVLYAGAYLQEDPRLGSFLGWLLCFMASMLGLVLADNALLLFICWELTTVSSFFLIGHDSHQEEARQAAMRALVVTALGGQALLLGLLLMGWVAGTLTLSELPTAGPALREGPLALAIVLLVLAGAFTKSAQVPFHFWLPSAMAAPTPASAYLHAATMVKAGVYLLARLSPVLGGTPVWQGALVSVGLVTMVGGALLAFAHTDLKQILAYATVSVLGTLVLLLGLGTPGAAQALVVFLTAHALYKGALFLVAGAVDHAVGTRELPLLGGLRKAMPFTAAAAGLAALSMAGLPPLWGFIGKELVYGAAGHAPGGWGLALGAAAGFTLLVGSALRVGLLPFFGPRSERGQKAHEGSPALWGPPLVLALGAVGLGLVPGWIQPLLEGAASAIAGPGDKPLELALWHGLTPALGLSAVSLALGITAYTQRERLRRALVSLRLERWGPSRLYTLGLAGLRRCADVLTEQFQSGSLHRYTFLTVAVTAGLLALPLLFRMGVPEGLKRTLHLHEAAVLALLVLATALAVRTRSVLTAIMALSVVGLTESFVYVLLGAPDLALTQVVVQTLTVILFALVFSRFPVKPTGGRSRLQDAALSLAAGGLISWALLHASALPPQTRLADAYTSRSEPEAHGRNVVNTIIVDFRALDTLGETAVLATASLGVYLLFRPSRRRKPA, from the coding sequence ATGGCCCTGCTCGCCATCCTCCTCACCGGCTTCGTCGTCGCCCCGCTGGCGCCCCTGCTCGTCCGGGTGAGCCGGCGCGGCGCGAGCGTGTCGCTGGGGCTCGTTCCCCTGGGCCTCACGGTGTGGCTGGCCTCGCTCGTGCCGCAGGCCCTCTCGGGCACGCCCCCCTCCTTCCACCTGCCCTGGGTGCCCGGGCTGGAGGTGGCGCTCACCTTGCGCGCCGATGGGCTGAGCCTGCTCATGGCCCTGCTCATCACCGGGATGGGCACCCTCGTCGTCCTCTATGCGGGGGCCTACCTTCAGGAGGACCCCCGGCTGGGGAGCTTCCTGGGCTGGCTGCTGTGCTTCATGGCCTCCATGCTGGGGCTCGTCCTCGCCGACAACGCCCTGCTGCTGTTCATCTGCTGGGAGCTCACCACCGTGAGCTCCTTCTTCCTCATCGGCCACGACAGCCACCAGGAGGAGGCGCGCCAGGCGGCGATGCGCGCCCTGGTGGTGACGGCGCTGGGTGGCCAGGCGCTGCTGCTGGGCCTGCTGCTGATGGGGTGGGTGGCCGGGACGCTCACGCTCTCGGAGCTGCCCACCGCGGGGCCCGCCCTGCGCGAGGGGCCCCTGGCCCTGGCCATCGTGCTGCTGGTGCTGGCGGGGGCCTTCACCAAGTCGGCCCAGGTGCCCTTTCACTTCTGGCTCCCGTCGGCGATGGCGGCGCCCACCCCCGCGAGCGCCTACCTGCACGCGGCCACCATGGTGAAGGCCGGCGTGTACTTGCTGGCCCGGCTCTCGCCGGTGCTCGGCGGCACGCCGGTGTGGCAGGGGGCGCTGGTGTCCGTGGGGCTGGTGACGATGGTGGGCGGGGCGCTGCTCGCGTTCGCCCACACGGACCTCAAGCAGATCCTCGCCTACGCCACGGTGAGCGTGCTGGGCACGCTCGTGCTGCTGCTGGGGCTGGGCACGCCCGGGGCCGCCCAGGCGCTGGTGGTGTTCCTCACGGCGCATGCGCTCTATAAAGGAGCGCTCTTCCTCGTGGCGGGCGCGGTGGACCACGCGGTGGGGACCCGCGAGCTGCCGCTGCTGGGCGGACTGCGCAAGGCCATGCCCTTCACCGCGGCCGCCGCGGGGCTGGCGGCGCTGTCCATGGCGGGGCTTCCACCGCTCTGGGGCTTCATCGGCAAGGAGCTGGTCTACGGCGCCGCGGGGCACGCGCCGGGCGGCTGGGGCCTGGCCCTGGGCGCGGCGGCGGGCTTCACGTTGCTGGTGGGCTCGGCGCTCCGGGTGGGCCTGCTGCCCTTCTTCGGCCCGCGGAGTGAGCGGGGCCAGAAGGCCCACGAGGGCTCCCCGGCCCTCTGGGGCCCCCCGCTGGTGCTGGCCCTCGGCGCGGTGGGGCTGGGGCTCGTGCCCGGGTGGATTCAACCGCTGCTGGAGGGGGCCGCCAGTGCCATCGCGGGCCCGGGGGACAAGCCGCTGGAGCTGGCGCTCTGGCATGGGCTGACGCCGGCGCTGGGGTTGAGCGCCGTCAGCCTCGCCCTGGGCATCACCGCCTACACGCAGCGGGAGCGCCTGCGCCGGGCCCTGGTGTCCCTGCGGCTGGAGCGCTGGGGCCCCTCGCGCCTGTACACCCTGGGCCTCGCGGGCCTGCGCCGGTGCGCGGACGTCCTGACGGAACAGTTCCAGAGCGGCTCCCTGCACCGCTACACCTTCCTCACCGTGGCCGTGACGGCGGGCCTGCTCGCCCTGCCGCTGCTCTTCCGGATGGGGGTCCCCGAGGGCCTGAAGCGCACACTCCACCTCCACGAGGCGGCGGTGCTGGCCCTCTTGGTGCTGGCCACGGCGCTGGCCGTGAGGACGCGCTCGGTGCTCACCGCCATCATGGCGCTGAGCGTCGTGGGGCTGACCGAGTCCTTCGTGTACGTGCTCCTGGGCGCGCCGGACCTGGCGCTGACGCAGGTGGTGGTGCAGACGCTCACCGTCATCCTCTTCGCCCTCGTCTTCTCGCGCTTCCCGGTCAAGCCGACCGGCGGGCGCTCCCGGCTGCAGGACGCGGCGCTGTCCCTGGCCGCGGGCGGGCTCATCTCCTGGGCCCTGCTGCACGCCTCGGCCCTGCCGCCGCAGACCCGGCTGGCCGACGCGTACACCTCGCGCAGCGAGCCCGAGGCGCACGGGCGCAACGTCGTCAACACCATCATCGTGGACTTCCGCGCCCTGGACACGCTGGGGGAGACCGCCGTGCTGGCCACGGCGAGCCTCGGCGTCTACCTGCTCTTCCGTCCCTCGCGCCGGAGGAAGCCGGCATGA
- the bfr gene encoding bacterioferritin — protein sequence MKGDPEVIKLLNDVLTNELTAVNEYFLHARIAENWGYDRLAKKIYEESIGEMKHADRLIKRVLFLEGLPNLQRLGKVNVGESIPEMLRLDLNLELASQKTLNEGIEECRKRGDNGSRELLERILEDTEEHIDWLEAQVELMKQVGETNYLAQQIKKES from the coding sequence ATGAAAGGCGATCCGGAAGTCATCAAGCTTCTCAACGATGTCCTGACCAACGAGCTGACGGCGGTCAACGAGTACTTCCTCCACGCGCGTATCGCGGAGAACTGGGGGTATGACCGGCTCGCGAAGAAGATTTACGAGGAGTCCATCGGCGAGATGAAGCACGCCGACCGGCTCATCAAGCGAGTGCTGTTCCTCGAAGGTCTCCCCAACCTGCAGCGGCTGGGCAAGGTGAACGTGGGCGAGAGCATCCCGGAGATGCTGCGCCTCGACCTGAACCTGGAGCTGGCCTCCCAGAAGACCCTCAACGAGGGCATCGAGGAGTGCCGCAAGCGTGGCGACAACGGCAGCCGGGAACTCTTGGAGCGCATCCTCGAGGACACCGAGGAGCACATCGACTGGCTCGAGGCTCAGGTCGAGCTGATGAAGCAGGTGGGCGAGACGAATTACCTCGCCCAGCAGATCAAGAAAGAGAGCTGA
- a CDS encoding (2Fe-2S)-binding protein, giving the protein MIVCLCHVVSDRLIRAHISQGIRTVEGLGDACGAGTSCGGCQNQLEQILVEAKCQAVGTKSACRESCAARTPQLASAAP; this is encoded by the coding sequence ATGATCGTTTGTCTCTGTCATGTCGTCTCGGATCGGCTCATCCGCGCCCACATCTCTCAGGGAATCCGGACTGTCGAAGGTCTGGGGGATGCTTGTGGGGCCGGGACGAGCTGTGGCGGGTGCCAGAATCAGCTCGAGCAGATCCTCGTGGAGGCCAAGTGTCAGGCCGTGGGCACGAAATCCGCCTGCCGCGAGAGTTGTGCTGCCCGGACGCCCCAGTTAGCGTCCGCGGCACCATGA
- a CDS encoding glycosyl hydrolase family 18 protein, which yields MRIPLLSRSLAAGSALLATVLACSGQPDPLDSSLEPLPTATVEAQALTTKVVGYFPTWQGDVNAIQYDKLSHIIYAFLLPTAQGGITGLSPGDGRLQSLVQAARARNVKVLIAVGGWMDGNDAPFEQLAANAGTRATFVTNLVNFVDQAGLDGVDIDWEWPEAGASATNFGALTRELGAALHARGKLLTAAVVASYGGEGIPTSSFSDVDFLNIMAYDAGYPHSTYDLAVQSLNYWKGRGLPQAKAVLGVPFYGRSQSSAYTYAQLVQMDAQAPNKDNVGDIYYNGIATIQAKARLGSQQGGGVMIWEISQDTSNASTSLLNAIYQVVQGNTGNNKPPAVNLTAPSAGASYAVGSTITLSANASDSDGTIARVEFFAGSTKVGEDTTSPYSITWKPGSGGSYALTARATDNGGAATVSGAISVTITGGTGGNCAGVPAWQSTQVYVKDDKATHTGKLWRAKWWTQNEAPSGAEWGPWELLGGC from the coding sequence ATGCGTATCCCCCTGCTGTCCCGAAGCCTGGCTGCCGGGTCCGCGCTGCTGGCCACCGTGTTGGCCTGCTCCGGACAGCCAGACCCCCTCGATTCTTCCCTGGAGCCGTTGCCCACCGCCACCGTGGAAGCGCAGGCGCTGACCACCAAGGTCGTCGGCTACTTCCCGACCTGGCAGGGGGACGTCAACGCCATCCAGTACGACAAGCTCTCCCACATCATCTATGCGTTCCTGCTGCCCACCGCCCAGGGCGGCATCACCGGGCTGAGCCCGGGGGACGGCCGGCTGCAGTCGCTCGTCCAGGCGGCGCGGGCGCGCAACGTGAAGGTGCTCATCGCGGTGGGCGGGTGGATGGACGGCAATGATGCGCCGTTCGAGCAGCTGGCCGCCAACGCGGGCACCCGGGCCACCTTCGTCACCAACCTGGTGAACTTCGTGGACCAGGCGGGCCTGGACGGCGTGGACATCGACTGGGAGTGGCCCGAGGCGGGCGCCTCGGCCACGAACTTCGGGGCGCTCACGCGCGAGCTGGGCGCGGCGCTCCACGCCCGCGGCAAGCTGCTCACCGCGGCGGTCGTGGCCTCCTACGGCGGAGAGGGCATCCCCACCTCGTCCTTCAGCGACGTCGACTTCCTCAACATCATGGCCTACGACGCGGGCTATCCCCACTCCACGTATGATCTCGCCGTCCAGTCGCTGAACTACTGGAAGGGCCGCGGGCTGCCCCAGGCCAAGGCGGTGCTGGGGGTGCCGTTCTACGGACGCTCGCAGTCCTCCGCGTACACCTACGCCCAGCTCGTCCAGATGGACGCCCAGGCGCCCAACAAGGACAACGTGGGCGACATCTATTACAACGGCATCGCCACCATCCAGGCGAAGGCGCGGCTCGGCAGCCAGCAGGGCGGCGGCGTGATGATCTGGGAAATCTCCCAGGACACCTCGAACGCCAGCACCTCGCTGCTCAACGCCATCTACCAGGTGGTCCAGGGCAACACGGGCAACAACAAGCCCCCTGCCGTCAACCTCACCGCCCCCTCCGCGGGGGCCTCCTACGCCGTGGGCAGCACCATCACCCTGTCGGCCAACGCCTCGGACAGCGATGGGACCATCGCCCGGGTGGAGTTCTTCGCGGGCAGCACCAAGGTGGGCGAAGACACCACTTCGCCGTACAGCATCACCTGGAAGCCGGGCAGCGGGGGCAGCTACGCGCTGACGGCGCGCGCCACGGACAACGGCGGGGCCGCGACGGTCTCCGGCGCCATCTCCGTCACCATCACCGGGGGCACGGGCGGCAACTGCGCCGGGGTGCCCGCGTGGCAGTCCACCCAGGTCTACGTGAAGGACGACAAGGCCACCCACACCGGCAAGCTGTGGCGCGCCAAGTGGTGGACCCAGAACGAGGCGCCCTCGGGCGCCGAGTGGGGCCCCTGGGAGCTGCTGGGCGGCTGCTAG
- a CDS encoding TadE/TadG family type IV pilus assembly protein — protein MLSKRRRSADSESGQAMVEAALTLPLTVFLVLGTLQFFLLLQARLLTEYAAFRAVRTGSVKHGDCEAMTHAAIAALLPAFSRTDSAQALGETFYAHRDNLYQPGRDSGHSGAIVWISRERPLRAELREDEEESFDDPARYTRMADVVRLEARLVFWYPMRIPFANWVLGRMILAHMGLRAYSNHVNPLMPTQVASWTRQTAFSLEERLGQEMLDRAERKEYVFPLQANYTMRMMTPPRPQHFQTQNCSPAEEAP, from the coding sequence ATGCTGAGCAAGAGGAGGCGCTCCGCGGACTCTGAGTCCGGTCAGGCCATGGTGGAGGCGGCGCTGACGCTTCCGCTGACGGTCTTCCTCGTGCTGGGCACGCTCCAGTTCTTCCTGCTGCTGCAGGCGCGGCTGCTGACGGAGTACGCGGCGTTCCGCGCGGTGCGCACCGGCAGCGTCAAGCACGGGGACTGCGAGGCGATGACCCACGCGGCCATCGCGGCGCTGCTGCCCGCCTTCAGCCGGACCGATTCGGCGCAGGCGCTCGGGGAGACCTTCTACGCCCACCGGGACAACCTGTACCAGCCCGGGCGGGACTCGGGGCACAGCGGGGCCATCGTGTGGATTTCGCGCGAGCGGCCCCTGCGCGCGGAGCTGCGCGAGGACGAGGAGGAGTCCTTCGATGATCCGGCCCGCTACACGCGCATGGCGGACGTGGTGCGCCTGGAGGCGCGCCTCGTCTTCTGGTACCCGATGCGCATCCCGTTCGCCAACTGGGTCCTGGGCCGGATGATCCTCGCCCACATGGGCCTGCGCGCCTACAGCAACCATGTCAACCCGCTCATGCCCACCCAGGTGGCCAGCTGGACCCGCCAGACGGCCTTCTCCCTGGAGGAGCGGCTGGGCCAGGAGATGCTCGATCGCGCCGAGCGCAAGGAGTACGTCTTTCCCCTTCAGGCCAACTACACCATGCGGATGATGACCCCGCCCCGCCCCCAGCACTTCCAGACCCAGAACTGCTCGCCCGCGGAGGAGGCCCCATGA
- a CDS encoding pilus assembly protein TadG-related protein has protein sequence MSRAVRSRGQALVLLCLTMLLVTLMVFLTISFSTRVREKMEAQSVADLAAYSGAVATARTFNSISLMRRAQTAHLVAASGTMSLISWTSMMRANLNVARSALQPCPAAVNALRTLNEQSLEMEQKWHEMDARAGVQAYNIYVLGGHLGSMQGLMFEQLKESVSGGPKSFSKQLTALASKGSRFPGELHAGPTPVSVGELMYATTGGSGHALDMAMASRGHEFITRRQGMPAFNGTQGILGALAAAGGTLRVIRGGGSAYWGTERNHGGRADKPYFTWAEDHAVVEVTFPGCAPLRTNAWAYVKATDLEDESDEHAWSSPLPAGIGRADPGMEKQYRHTLLSCWPRTYCPSTFIGGMTFNTADQEDGNVWAQPKIFALVQRDYKVRGPRSDPWNLRFNFQFSEEGGSTFDSHGLTMADGTDISVQSALATGLAYYHRRGHWNEPPNLWNPFWRATLVAADIDTGGKLLRGGTDVPDTVGAPGASAFEQLIRAGYKGVH, from the coding sequence ATGAGCCGCGCTGTCCGCTCGCGAGGCCAGGCGCTGGTGCTCCTGTGCCTGACGATGCTGCTCGTCACGCTGATGGTCTTCCTCACGATTTCCTTCTCGACGCGCGTGCGCGAGAAGATGGAGGCCCAGAGCGTGGCGGACCTGGCCGCCTACAGCGGCGCGGTGGCCACCGCGCGCACCTTCAACAGCATCTCCCTCATGCGCCGGGCGCAGACGGCCCACCTGGTGGCCGCCTCCGGGACGATGAGCCTCATCAGCTGGACGAGCATGATGCGCGCGAACCTCAACGTCGCCCGCAGCGCGCTCCAGCCCTGTCCGGCCGCCGTCAACGCCCTGCGCACGCTGAACGAGCAGTCCCTGGAGATGGAGCAGAAGTGGCACGAGATGGACGCGCGGGCCGGGGTGCAGGCCTACAACATCTATGTGCTGGGCGGCCACCTGGGCAGCATGCAGGGCCTGATGTTCGAGCAGCTGAAGGAGTCGGTCTCCGGCGGGCCGAAGTCCTTCTCCAAGCAGCTGACGGCCCTGGCCTCGAAGGGCAGCCGCTTCCCGGGCGAGCTGCACGCGGGCCCCACCCCGGTGTCCGTGGGCGAGCTGATGTACGCCACGACCGGCGGCTCCGGCCACGCCCTCGACATGGCCATGGCCAGCCGGGGCCATGAGTTCATCACCCGCCGCCAGGGCATGCCGGCCTTCAATGGCACGCAGGGCATCCTGGGCGCGCTGGCTGCCGCGGGGGGCACCCTGCGCGTCATCCGCGGGGGCGGCAGCGCCTACTGGGGCACGGAGCGCAACCACGGAGGCCGGGCCGACAAGCCCTACTTCACCTGGGCGGAGGACCATGCGGTGGTGGAGGTGACGTTCCCGGGCTGTGCCCCGCTGCGCACGAATGCCTGGGCGTACGTGAAGGCCACGGACCTCGAGGACGAGAGCGACGAGCACGCGTGGAGCTCCCCCTTGCCGGCCGGGATTGGCCGGGCGGACCCGGGCATGGAGAAGCAGTACCGGCACACGCTGCTCTCGTGCTGGCCGCGCACCTACTGCCCGAGCACCTTCATCGGGGGCATGACGTTCAACACGGCCGACCAGGAGGACGGCAACGTCTGGGCGCAGCCGAAAATCTTCGCGCTCGTCCAGCGGGACTACAAGGTCCGGGGGCCGCGCAGCGATCCCTGGAACCTGCGGTTCAACTTCCAGTTCTCCGAGGAGGGCGGCAGTACGTTCGACAGCCACGGCCTGACGATGGCGGACGGCACGGACATCAGCGTGCAGTCGGCGCTGGCCACGGGGCTGGCCTACTACCACCGGCGCGGGCACTGGAACGAGCCGCCCAACCTCTGGAACCCCTTCTGGCGCGCGACCCTCGTGGCCGCGGACATCGACACGGGCGGCAAGCTGCTCCGGGGCGGCACGGACGTGCCGGACACGGTGGGGGCCCCCGGGGCCTCGGCCTTCGAGCAGCTCATCCGGGCGGGCTACAAGGGGGTGCACTGA
- a CDS encoding TadE family protein: MWARRRAPRGQSLVELALGLIVFITVVMFGIHFAEVGYLSLKVHEAAVSPLWDSTAFRVHRMQHQQDNIGDFSTFPAIAPRVMADANLRYQDFDGRSSTARDRDQLSQVFTRIDSLQVRCERDDEVEFDLPRSRMPAMKEPRAGDWGYYPPGQELGQPTDSVLDEVYENVGGVSCMAEAHVEGLPTLPTSFLEGTRGFFQAPHSVRLDMKTCAAGRAVNGECKGRYGILLGDFGFSDRDTSGHCPLQPEQPDVPCGDNRAYYYAARKVFDQGGRAAGNAASEFAEFFVGYSPIDENGFFMSYRGEEDGYIERDTPRGESQDERDRPRNTGGIDHKPEAVRRASNKCFLGLSEC, translated from the coding sequence ATGTGGGCGCGCCGCCGAGCCCCCCGGGGCCAGTCCTTGGTGGAGCTGGCGCTGGGCCTCATCGTCTTCATCACGGTGGTGATGTTCGGCATCCACTTCGCCGAGGTGGGCTACCTGTCGCTCAAGGTGCACGAGGCGGCGGTCTCTCCGCTCTGGGACAGCACGGCGTTCCGGGTGCACCGGATGCAGCACCAGCAGGACAACATCGGGGACTTCAGCACCTTCCCCGCCATCGCGCCGCGGGTGATGGCGGACGCGAACCTGCGCTACCAGGACTTCGATGGGCGCAGCTCCACGGCGAGGGACCGGGATCAGCTCTCCCAGGTCTTCACCCGCATCGACAGCCTGCAGGTGCGGTGCGAGCGGGACGACGAGGTGGAGTTCGATCTGCCCCGCAGCCGGATGCCGGCCATGAAGGAGCCCCGGGCCGGTGACTGGGGCTACTACCCGCCGGGCCAGGAGCTGGGGCAGCCGACGGACAGCGTGCTCGATGAAGTCTACGAGAACGTGGGCGGCGTGAGCTGCATGGCGGAGGCCCACGTGGAGGGGCTGCCCACCTTGCCCACCTCCTTCCTGGAGGGCACGCGGGGCTTCTTCCAGGCGCCGCACTCGGTGCGGCTGGACATGAAGACGTGCGCGGCGGGCCGGGCCGTGAACGGCGAGTGCAAGGGGCGCTACGGGATCCTGCTGGGCGACTTCGGCTTCTCCGACCGGGACACGAGTGGGCACTGCCCCCTTCAGCCCGAGCAGCCGGATGTGCCCTGCGGCGACAACCGGGCCTACTACTACGCGGCCCGGAAGGTGTTCGACCAGGGCGGGCGCGCGGCGGGCAATGCCGCCTCCGAGTTCGCCGAGTTCTTCGTGGGCTACAGCCCCATCGACGAGAACGGCTTCTTCATGAGCTACCGCGGCGAGGAGGACGGCTACATCGAGCGGGACACGCCGCGCGGCGAGTCCCAGGATGAGCGGGACCGGCCCCGCAACACGGGCGGTATCGACCACAAGCCCGAGGCGGTCCGCCGCGCCTCCAACAAGTGCTTCCTGGGGCTGTCCGAATGCTGA
- a CDS encoding YceI family protein has product MIHPSLGRASSTQLPTQHATWSVDPAHSSILFTARHMVVARVHGRFERLTGTLRVNPEQPTQGEVEVSADATSIYTGSPERDAHLRSADFLDADNSPKITFRSVRTEPTGGSGFRLHGTLTIRNITQPVIFEARHTATSKDPWGRQRLLYTARTSINRSDYGIRWNKVLDNGGWLVGERIEIEMDIQALPVVS; this is encoded by the coding sequence ATGATCCATCCTTCTCTTGGCCGGGCCTCCTCGACGCAACTTCCCACGCAGCACGCCACGTGGAGCGTCGATCCTGCGCACTCGTCCATTCTCTTCACCGCCCGGCACATGGTGGTGGCGCGGGTGCACGGCCGGTTCGAGCGGCTCACGGGCACCCTGAGGGTGAACCCGGAGCAGCCCACCCAGGGGGAGGTCGAGGTGAGCGCGGACGCCACCAGCATCTACACGGGCAGCCCGGAGCGGGACGCGCACCTGCGCTCGGCCGACTTCCTCGATGCCGACAACTCGCCCAAGATTACCTTCCGCAGCGTGCGGACGGAGCCCACGGGCGGCTCGGGGTTCCGGCTGCACGGGACGCTGACCATCCGCAACATCACCCAGCCGGTCATCTTCGAGGCGCGCCACACCGCCACCTCGAAGGACCCCTGGGGCCGACAGCGCCTGCTGTACACGGCGCGCACCTCGATCAACCGCTCGGACTACGGCATCCGCTGGAACAAGGTGCTCGACAACGGCGGCTGGCTCGTCGGGGAGCGGATTGAGATCGAAATGGACATCCAGGCGCTCCCCGTCGTGTCCTGA
- a CDS encoding ACP S-malonyltransferase has product MNQAPIAVLFPGQGGYYPGALTGLAGSHPAAQAVLAAMDPIARAHLGGTLSDYLAAPPPPDSEAHTLRAQGLYQLAIYGASLVVYRLLESEGLVPRVFVGHSFGELAAMVCAGGFTVEEGTEILCERVTALQQLGAHSGFMAALGTGVAQAEQVVQQVGSPRLAIAAENHSGQTALSGSEEAMAQAQRLCGPLRIAFKRMSSLYPFHCPGVMQPIAEDFGARLRRFASRPLKAPVFSPILGRYYGPEEPLTGHLAQHLIHRVRFSTALHTLAQEGLTAFIECGASRALSSFAQSELAAPEIFTLTLLHSRAPARESVAAALQALRARRLLPEAR; this is encoded by the coding sequence ATGAACCAGGCCCCCATCGCAGTCCTGTTCCCCGGCCAGGGGGGGTATTACCCCGGCGCCCTGACCGGGCTCGCCGGCAGCCACCCGGCGGCCCAGGCGGTGCTCGCCGCCATGGACCCCATCGCGCGCGCGCACCTGGGGGGCACCCTCTCGGACTACCTCGCCGCGCCCCCTCCTCCCGACAGCGAGGCGCACACGCTCCGGGCGCAGGGGCTGTACCAGCTGGCCATCTACGGCGCGTCCCTGGTGGTGTACCGGCTGCTGGAGTCCGAGGGCCTGGTGCCCCGGGTCTTCGTGGGGCACAGCTTCGGGGAGCTGGCGGCCATGGTCTGCGCGGGGGGCTTCACCGTGGAGGAGGGCACGGAGATCCTCTGCGAGCGCGTCACGGCGCTCCAGCAGCTCGGTGCCCACAGCGGCTTCATGGCCGCGCTGGGGACCGGCGTGGCGCAGGCGGAGCAGGTGGTGCAGCAGGTGGGCTCCCCGCGGCTCGCCATCGCGGCGGAGAACCACTCCGGGCAGACGGCCCTGTCGGGCTCGGAGGAGGCCATGGCCCAGGCCCAGCGCCTGTGCGGCCCCCTGCGCATCGCGTTCAAGCGGATGAGCTCGCTCTACCCCTTCCACTGTCCCGGGGTGATGCAGCCCATCGCGGAGGACTTCGGCGCGCGGCTGCGGCGCTTTGCCTCCCGGCCGCTCAAGGCCCCTGTCTTCTCGCCCATCCTCGGCCGCTACTACGGCCCCGAGGAGCCCCTGACCGGACACCTGGCCCAGCACCTGATCCACCGGGTGCGCTTCTCCACGGCCCTTCACACGCTGGCCCAGGAGGGGCTCACCGCCTTCATCGAGTGCGGTGCGTCCCGGGCGCTCTCCTCGTTCGCCCAGAGCGAGCTGGCGGCGCCGGAGATCTTCACGCTGACCCTGCTCCACTCCCGTGCGCCCGCGCGGGAGTCCGTCGCCGCCGCGCTCCAGGCGTTGCGAGCGCGGCGGCTTCTGCCCGAGGCGCGCTGA